A genomic stretch from Setaria viridis chromosome 1, Setaria_viridis_v4.0, whole genome shotgun sequence includes:
- the LOC117852790 gene encoding glucan endo-1,3-beta-glucosidase 14, protein MAAAGRPSRTAQSLPAPSSKLTAACFFVLLLPFLLTEGVAVAEALSIGVNYGQIANNLPSPARVSWLLRSMRISKVKLYDADPNVLRAFLGTGVEFVVGIGNEAVPSMTSPAAAQAWLQQHVVPHLLSGARISCVTVGNEVFKGNDTALQAAVLPAMVSVHRALSALGLQGRVNVTTAHSLDIMGPSFPPSSGAFHPAALGHLRPFLAFLSATRSPFLINCYPYFAYKEDPARVPLEYVLFQPNAGVADPRTGLRYDNMLYAQVDAVYAAIQALGYTDVEVKVSETGWPSRGDPDEPGATPEYAGTYIRNLLQRIEMKQGTPLRPATPVDVYVFALFNENLKPGPASERNYGLFYPDGTPVYNVGLHGYLPPMLVSNAARQVIQLFTLVAIASVAFVLSA, encoded by the exons ATGGCAGCAGCCGGGAGGCCGTCAAGAACTGCGCAGTCACTGCCAGCTCCGTCCTCCAAGCTTACCGCCGCCTGCTTCTTCGTCCTGCTCCTGCCATTCCTCCTCACAG AGGGAGTGGCGGTAGCCGAGGCGCTGTCGATCGGCGTCAACTACGGGCAGATCGCGAACAACCTCCCTTCCCCCGCGCGGGTGTCGTGGCTGCTCCGTTCGATGCGGATCAGCAAGGTGAAGCTCTACGACGCGGACCCCAACGTCCTGCGCGCGTTCCTGGGCACGGGGGTGGAGTTCGTGGTGGGCATCGGCAACGAGGCCGTCCCGTCGATGACGAgtcccgcggcggcgcaggcgtggcTGCAGCAGCACGTGGTGCCCCACCTCCTCTCCGGGGCGCGCATCTCCTGCGTCACCGTGGGCAACGAGGTGTTCAAGGGCAACGACACGGCGCTCCAGGCCGCGGTGCTCCCGGCCATGGTGTCCGTGCACCGCGCCCTGAGCGCGCTGGGCCTGCAGGGCCGCGTGAACGTCACCACGGCGCACTCCCTGGACATCATGGGCCCCTCGTTCCCGCCCTCGTCGGGGGCGTTCCACCCGGCGGCGCTGGGGCACCTCCGCCCGTTCCTGGCGTTCCTCTCCGCGACGCGGTCGCCGTTCCTCATCAACTGCTACCCGTACTTCGCCTACAAGGAAGACCCGGCGCGGGTGCCGCTGGAGTACGTGCTGTTCCAGCCCAACGCCGGCGTCGCCGACCCGCGCACGGGGCTCCGCTACGACAACATGCTGTACGCGCAGGTGGACGCCGTGTACGCCGCCATCCAGGCGCTCGGGTACACGGACGTCGAGGTGAAGGTGTCGGAGACCGGGTGGCCGTCGAGGGGAGACCCCGACGAGCCGGGCGCCACGCCCGAGTACGCGGGGACCTACATCCGGAACCTCCTGCAGCGGATCGAGATGAAGCAGGGCACGCCGCTGCGGCCGGCCACGCCAGTGGACGTGTACGTGTTCGCGCTCTTCAACGAGAACCTCAAGCCGGGGCCGGCGTCGGAGAGGAACTACGGGCTCTTCTACCCCGACGGCACGCCCGTGTACAACGTCGGCCTGCACGGCTACCTCCCGCCGATGCTCGTGTCCAATGCAGCGCGACAG GTGATTCAATTGTTTACACTGGTCGCCATCGCGTCCGTCGCTTTCGTCTTGTCAGCATAA
- the LOC117852779 gene encoding uncharacterized protein At5g03900, chloroplastic isoform X2, whose amino-acid sequence MATATASISLTLHLRLRPPLPPPRRAPRHAVFLLPTPSPLPRRLRVAPGRPPPPTWRPDVRTRAGSSIGVPPALARPGGAVETDRLPSDVRDRAMEAVDHFGGRVTIGDVASRAGLQLAQAERALQALAADTEGFLEVSNDGEVLYVFPKDYRTKLAGKSFRMKIEPLANKAKEVGAYLVRVSFGTALIASIVLVYTTIIAILSSSSDEDSRGRRRRSYGSTIIIPTDMFWYLDADYYRRRRVEKENGMNFIESIFSFVFGDGDPNDGLEEKRWKMIGQYISSNGGVVTAEELAPFLDVPPPSEESKDDESFILPVLLRFQGHPEVDEQGNILYRFPSLQRTASSKSGGSREYVGTKWSAMFGGVEKYLEEKLWNFSKANASEKAMVAGLGGLNLFGVIILGNLLKQMTVTPGGLISFAAQLYPLLQIYAGSFFAIPLFRWFLLRKTNNDIRKRNKAREQRAQELLSPDSSLRRKLISARDMAQRKVITPEEIVYTTEKDLLEQDYEVKEWERRFKELESE is encoded by the exons atggccaccgccaccgcttccATATCTCTCACCCTCCATCTCCGCCTCCgtccgcccctccctcctccccgcagAGCTCCGCGACAtgccgtcttcctcctccccaccccTTCCCCACTTCCCCGACGCCTCCGCGTGGCCCCgggccggcccccgccgcccacGTGGCGCCCCGACGTGCGGACGCGCGCCGGTAGCTCTATCGGGGTGCCGCCCGCGCTCGcgcgccccggcggcgccgtggaGACGGACCGCCTCCCTTCCGACGTGCGGGACCGCGCCATGGAGGCGGTCGACCACTTCGGCGGCCGCGTCACCATCGGCGACGTCGCCTCCCGCGCCGGGCTGCAGCTCGCGCAGGCCGAGCGCGCGCTCCAGGCTCTCGCCGCCGACACCGAGGGATTCCTGGAG GTGTCGAATGATGGGGAGGTTCTGTACGTCTTCCCAAAAGATTACAGGACAAAGCTGGCAGGCAAGTCATTTAGGATGAAGATCGAGCCTCTGGCGAATAAAGCTAAG GAAGTGGGTGCTTATTTGGTACGGGTTTCATTCGGGACGGCACTCATTGCCTCCATTGTTTTAGTGTACACTACCATAATAGCCATTCTCTCAAGCTCAAG TGATGAAGATAGTCGTGGTAGGCGGCGGAGATCTTATGGTTCAACTATCATCATTCCGACAGATATGTTCTG GTACTTGGATGCAGATTATTACAGAAGGCGTCGagtagaaaaagaaaatgggaTGAACTTTATTGAATCT ATATTTTCTTTTGTGTTTGGGGATGGTGATCCAAATGATGGGCTTGAAGAGAAGCGGTGGAAAATg ATTGGGCAGTATATTTCATCAAATGGTGGAGTTGTTACAGCTGAAGAACTGGCACCATTTCTTGATGTTCCACCACCATCAGAAGAGTCCAAG GATGATGAATCATTCATTCTTCCAGTTCTTTTACGCTTCCAGGGACATCCAGAGGTTGATGAGCAG GGAAACATTCTGTATCGGTTCCCATCACTGCAACGTACTGCTTCATCAAAAAGTGGTGGGAGTAGAGAATATGTGGGCACCAAATGGTCCGCGATGTTTGGTGGAGTTGAAAAGTACTTGGAGGAGAAACTGTGGAATTTCAG TAAAGCAAATGCATCAGAGAAGGCAATGGTTGCTGGTTTAGGAGGACTTAATCTTTTTGGTGTCATCATTCTTGGAAACTTGTTGAA GCAAATGACAGTGACACCTGGTGGACTTATCTCATTTGCTGCACAGTTATATCCTTTGCTTCAG ATATATGCTGGCTCCTTTTTTGCAATACCATTATTTAGATGGTTTCTGCTACGCAAAACCAACAATGATATTAGAAAGAGGAATAAGGCCAGAGAACAACGAGCTCAGGAACTCCTGTCACCGGATTCTTCTCTCAGAAGAAAG TTGATCAGTGCACGCGACATGGCTCAACGGAAAGTAATTACACCAGAAGAGATTGTCTACACTACCGAAAAGGATTTATTAGAGCAGGATTATGAAGTCAAGGAGTGGGAGAGGAGATTTAAGGAGCTTGAGTCAGAGTGA
- the LOC117852779 gene encoding uncharacterized protein At5g03900, chloroplastic isoform X1, with product MATATASISLTLHLRLRPPLPPPRRAPRHAVFLLPTPSPLPRRLRVAPGRPPPPTWRPDVRTRAGSSIGVPPALARPGGAVETDRLPSDVRDRAMEAVDHFGGRVTIGDVASRAGLQLAQAERALQALAADTEGFLEVSNDGEVLYVFPKDYRTKLAGKSFRMKIEPLANKAKEVGAYLVRVSFGTALIASIVLVYTTIIAILSSSSSDEDSRGRRRRSYGSTIIIPTDMFWYLDADYYRRRRVEKENGMNFIESIFSFVFGDGDPNDGLEEKRWKMIGQYISSNGGVVTAEELAPFLDVPPPSEESKDDESFILPVLLRFQGHPEVDEQGNILYRFPSLQRTASSKSGGSREYVGTKWSAMFGGVEKYLEEKLWNFSKANASEKAMVAGLGGLNLFGVIILGNLLKQMTVTPGGLISFAAQLYPLLQIYAGSFFAIPLFRWFLLRKTNNDIRKRNKAREQRAQELLSPDSSLRRKLISARDMAQRKVITPEEIVYTTEKDLLEQDYEVKEWERRFKELESE from the exons atggccaccgccaccgcttccATATCTCTCACCCTCCATCTCCGCCTCCgtccgcccctccctcctccccgcagAGCTCCGCGACAtgccgtcttcctcctccccaccccTTCCCCACTTCCCCGACGCCTCCGCGTGGCCCCgggccggcccccgccgcccacGTGGCGCCCCGACGTGCGGACGCGCGCCGGTAGCTCTATCGGGGTGCCGCCCGCGCTCGcgcgccccggcggcgccgtggaGACGGACCGCCTCCCTTCCGACGTGCGGGACCGCGCCATGGAGGCGGTCGACCACTTCGGCGGCCGCGTCACCATCGGCGACGTCGCCTCCCGCGCCGGGCTGCAGCTCGCGCAGGCCGAGCGCGCGCTCCAGGCTCTCGCCGCCGACACCGAGGGATTCCTGGAG GTGTCGAATGATGGGGAGGTTCTGTACGTCTTCCCAAAAGATTACAGGACAAAGCTGGCAGGCAAGTCATTTAGGATGAAGATCGAGCCTCTGGCGAATAAAGCTAAG GAAGTGGGTGCTTATTTGGTACGGGTTTCATTCGGGACGGCACTCATTGCCTCCATTGTTTTAGTGTACACTACCATAATAGCCATTCTCTCAAGCTCAAG CAGTGATGAAGATAGTCGTGGTAGGCGGCGGAGATCTTATGGTTCAACTATCATCATTCCGACAGATATGTTCTG GTACTTGGATGCAGATTATTACAGAAGGCGTCGagtagaaaaagaaaatgggaTGAACTTTATTGAATCT ATATTTTCTTTTGTGTTTGGGGATGGTGATCCAAATGATGGGCTTGAAGAGAAGCGGTGGAAAATg ATTGGGCAGTATATTTCATCAAATGGTGGAGTTGTTACAGCTGAAGAACTGGCACCATTTCTTGATGTTCCACCACCATCAGAAGAGTCCAAG GATGATGAATCATTCATTCTTCCAGTTCTTTTACGCTTCCAGGGACATCCAGAGGTTGATGAGCAG GGAAACATTCTGTATCGGTTCCCATCACTGCAACGTACTGCTTCATCAAAAAGTGGTGGGAGTAGAGAATATGTGGGCACCAAATGGTCCGCGATGTTTGGTGGAGTTGAAAAGTACTTGGAGGAGAAACTGTGGAATTTCAG TAAAGCAAATGCATCAGAGAAGGCAATGGTTGCTGGTTTAGGAGGACTTAATCTTTTTGGTGTCATCATTCTTGGAAACTTGTTGAA GCAAATGACAGTGACACCTGGTGGACTTATCTCATTTGCTGCACAGTTATATCCTTTGCTTCAG ATATATGCTGGCTCCTTTTTTGCAATACCATTATTTAGATGGTTTCTGCTACGCAAAACCAACAATGATATTAGAAAGAGGAATAAGGCCAGAGAACAACGAGCTCAGGAACTCCTGTCACCGGATTCTTCTCTCAGAAGAAAG TTGATCAGTGCACGCGACATGGCTCAACGGAAAGTAATTACACCAGAAGAGATTGTCTACACTACCGAAAAGGATTTATTAGAGCAGGATTATGAAGTCAAGGAGTGGGAGAGGAGATTTAAGGAGCTTGAGTCAGAGTGA
- the LOC117841876 gene encoding heme-binding-like protein At3g10130, chloroplastic, which translates to MAPLCYASPRPLETPGQPRRRGARPPRTVAVAAGARTNGAEARASLVLALISQALAASQRRAADLAAEAAKYAFPSRRFEPRTLEEALMSVPDLETVPFRVLKREADYEIREVESYFVAETTMPGRSGLDFNGSSQSFNVLASYLFGKNTASEQMEMTTPVFTRKGEPSSETMEMTTPVITKKSAGENKWKMSFVMPAKYGSNLPRPKDPSVTIKEVPSKIVAVAAFSGLVTDDDISQRESKLRESLQKDAEFRVKHDSAVEVAQYNPPFTLPFTRRNEIALEVERNDIAF; encoded by the exons ATGGCGCCGCTGTGCTATGCTTCCCCGCGGCCGCTCGAAACCCCAggccagcctcgccgccgcggcgcacgcCCGCCGCGGACGGTCGCCGTGGCCGCGGGCGCCCGCACCAacggcgccgaggcccgcgcgTCCCTGGTGCTAGCCCTGATCTCGCAGGCGCTCGCCGCATcgcagcgccgcgccgccgacctcgccgccgaggccgccaagTACGCCTTCCCGTCCCGCCGCTTCGAGCCGCGCACCCTCGAGGAGGCCCTCATGTCTG TTCCCGATCTCGAGACTGTCCCGTTCCGCGTCCTGAAGCGCGAGGCCGACTATGAGATTAGAGAAGTGGAG TCATACTTTGTTGCTGAAACAACGATGCCTGGAAGATCTGGGCTTGATTTCAACGGATCATCTCAGTCATTCAACGTGCTGGCGTCTTATTTATTCGGTAAG AACACAGCTTCTGAGCAAATGGAAATGACTACCCCTGTTTTTACTCGGAAGGGGGAGCCCAGCAGTGAAACGATGGAAATGACCACCCCGGTGATAACAAAGAAG TCAGCTGGTGAAAATAAATGGAAGATGTCGTTTGTGATGCCAGCGAAGTATGGTTCCAACTTGCCTCGCCCAAAAGATCCTTCTGTGACCATCAAGGAGGTGCCCAGCAAAATCGTTGCAGTTGCAGCATTCTCAG GTTTGGTTACGGATGATGACATTAGCCAGAGGGAATCCAAATTGCGTGAATCTCTTCAGAAAGATGCTGAATTTAGAGTGAAACACGATTCAGCGGTGGAAGTTGCACAG TATAATCCCCCTTTCACACTTCCATTCACAAGGCGTAATGAAATAGCATTGGAGGTTGAGAGGAATGATATAGCCTTCTGA
- the LOC117855174 gene encoding alpha carbonic anhydrase 1, chloroplastic: MATAKKSAFFAALLYVCFLVNHACDHDGVRFAYSGSTGPNYWGSLSPNFTLCSKGINQSPIDIVKDEAVYNPQLEPLERDYTATNATIVDNVFNIALRYNDTAETVKVGGIKYKLKQLHWHSPSEHTINGQRFAMELHMVHVTDDGNITVVAILYRYGKPDPFLFQIKDQLAELYSEGCKAEKGDPLPVGVVDMTELKQGADRYYRYVGSLTAPPCTENVIWNILAEVREMTKEQAVDLMAPLEGSYRRNSRPLQALNGRMVQLYDRSLKIRKML, encoded by the exons ATGGCGACTGCCAAGAAAAGTGCTTTCTTTGCTGCACTATTGTATGTTTGCTTCCTTGTGAACCATGCATGTGACCATG ATGGTGTGAGGTTTGCTTACAGTGGGAGTACTGGTCCAAACTATTGGGGGAGCTTAAGCCCTAATTTCACACTTTGCTCAAAAGGAATCAACCAATCTCCAATTGACATTGTGAAGGATGAAGCAGTTTACAATCCACAGTTGGAGCCCCTTGAAAGGGATTATACTGCTACAAATGCAACTATTGTTGATAACGTCTTCAACATCGCG CTCCGTTACAATGACACTGCTGAGACCGTGAAGGTGGGTGGGATAAAGTATAAGCTGAAGCAATTGCATTGGCATTCGCCCTCGGAGCACACCATCAATGGCCAAAG GTTTGCAATGGAGCTCCACATGGTTCACGTGACCGACGACGGCAACATTACTGTTGTGGCGATCCTTTATAGATATGGCAAGCCAGACCCTTTCCTTTTCCAG ATAAAGGATCAGCTGGCTGAATTATATTCGGAGGGCTGCAAGGCTGAGAAAGGCGATCCTCTCCCTGTTGGAGTGGTGGACATGACAGAACTGAAGCAGGGCGCGGATAGATATTACAGATATGTTGGATCCCTCACTGCACCTCCATGTACCGAGAATGTGATCTGGAACATCCTCGCTGAG GTGAGAGAGATGACCAAGGAACAGGCTGTTGATCTGATGGCCCCTTTGGAGGGGAGTTACAGGCGCAACTCCAGACCGCTACAGGCGTTGAATGGTCGCATGGTTCAGCTCTATGACAGGTCACTGAAAATCCGGAAAATGCTGTAG
- the LOC140222517 gene encoding uncharacterized protein, producing the protein MPPLDLDTLVSCDGVGGGDAELKAACGCDAALSDGSGTEKRDDDDPYAPAQSLRLRIGEDIEWSDVVGAAAVLERDDSTKGAGANPKCAARRSVAAAAAARGSLPPAPAPRAVAVVIGGLPGKVAREHGGRGRSPRRLGGRARRVFAAGEAAADRLAEPGSPEVSCLGGVRSQPRAAAEGFSSGRRWWAWLVADVASCCWNDRRERRRPRGSEAD; encoded by the coding sequence ATGCCACCGCTCGACCTCGACACCCTCGTCTCGTGCGATGGCGTAGGCGGCGGTGACGCCGAGTTGAAGGCCGCGTGTGGTTGCGACGCCGCGCTGTCCGACGGCTCTGGCACCGAAAAGCGCGACGATGACGACCCGTACGCCCCCGCGCAGTCCCTCCGGCTGAGGATCGGGGAGGACATCGAGTGGAGCGACGTAGTCGGCGCCGCAGCGGTGCTGGAGCGGGACGACTCCACCAAGGGCGCCGGCGCCAACCCCAAGTGCGCCGCGCGCAGGagcgtggcggccgccgccgccgcgaggggctcgctgccgcccgccccggcgccgAGGGCGGTGGCCGTGGTCATTGGCGGGCTGCCGGGCAAGGTCGCGCGGGAGcacggcgggcgggggcgcTCCCCGCGCCGGCTCGGCGGCCGCGCAAGGAGGGTGTTcgcggccggggaggcggccgcGGACCGGCTGGCGGAGCCCGGGTCGCCCGAGGTATCCTGCCTCGGGGGCGTCCGGTCGCAGCCGCGTGCCGCGGCTGAGGGGTTCAGCAGTGGCCGCCGGTGGTGGGCGTGGCTGGTGGCCGACGTCGCGTCCTGCTGCTGGAACGACCGGCGCGAGAGGAGGCGGCCGAGGGGGAGCGAAGCCGACTAG
- the LOC117852837 gene encoding uncharacterized protein: MATRRAVGVGRALVPLPAWAAVAEAVARRMEGGGGGRRVPRYFSDKASGRLLSEEERAAENVYIQKMEREKLEKLRRKADKDKAEAAKRAAAAKGEKKKGEEDHPS; encoded by the exons ATGGCTACAAGAAGGGCCGTGGGCGTTGGGAGAGCTCTTGTTCCTCTGCCTGCGTGGGCGGCGGTTGCGGAGGCCGTGGCGAGGAggatggagggcggcggcggcggccgccgcgtgccGCGCTACTTCAGCGACAAGGCCTCCGGCAGGTTGCTCAgcgaggaggagcgcgccgccgagAACGTCTACATACAG AAGATGGAGCGGGAGAAGCTGGAGAAGCTGAGGAGGAAGGCGGACAAGGACAAGGCCGAGGCCGCCaagagggccgccgccgccaaaggGGAGAAGAAG AAGGGTGAGGAGGACCATCCAAGCTAA